In Trachemys scripta elegans isolate TJP31775 chromosome 13, CAS_Tse_1.0, whole genome shotgun sequence, the sequence TTTCTGTGACTCAGTAAATAGAAGATGACCTCTGCAGCTAAATCTCTGGGGACAGAACTTCATTTCTGTGTCAAATATGGTGGAGAATTAGTAACTGAGTACCATCAAGTCCACTCTGTGTATTTGTTTCTCCCTTTGCATGAAGTGTGTAAACAAGATGAAATAGGGAAAATTAGAGCCGCCGGTGTTTACCCGCTGACTAAAGGAGATCTTCCTTGACCATACTCAACAAGCAATGTGAATATGCAAGGCAGCTCTTTCCCATGAAAAGGGAAGATAACATGTGTTTGAACATTCAGGCTGGTGGATGGTGGCCAGTGAGCCTATGTATCATTGTGCAAAGCTCTAAACTATTGTCTGGCCCTCAGTATGATCCCTGATTAACTGCAGTGGAGGGTGTACTCAGTACAGAGAGGCTAGAAATGTCCTCACTCTGCTCGTGACCTTCATTAATAGCAGCATAATCCACTAaccttttaaattatattttataccTGTAACTGAATGACATAACTCTAAGAGGTAGGAATTATTACTGATAACAACTTAGGAGCCTCAGGCACATAAGATTAAGAAAGTttcacaaagaagaaaaatacCTTTCAGAatgcaataataaaaaataaaattaggctCCTTAATGAAGAGACTGCTATTTAATATTAGCTATTTAGCCCGTTCCCTTATGGTGGGACTCTTTTTACAACAAGATGTTGTTGTTGAGGTCCTGTCTATGGACTGTTATGCTAGAATTGTCAGCACACAAGTACTCCCACACAGTGGAAGGGGCAGCAACCTGGCTAAACTCTCAACAGCAATTTTAGGCGCAATAAGCATTCTAAGTGATCTCAGTGCTAATAAGGAGTGATCCCAGAAGTCAATCTTGTATTTTGGGGGTTATCATGACTCCCGCTATGCAGAATAAGTCTTCTCTATGAAAATGTTCTACCTTTGCTTGCTCTGATTAAGGACAATTTGAATAACTTTCAGGAGCAGTTGAGCTTTCAATGGTTGAATGTCTTAGAACAGGGACTTGTGAACTCTTCTCTGGCTAGAACAAACACCCTCTCTCTATTTTTAGCATAGAAAtagaaaacagacatttttagAAAAATTGACCAGTTACGACTCCTTGGCCCCACTCCCAAAGCAATGGTTAAAGATGGGACTTCAGAGAAGGGATGAGTATTACATAAGGTGTCTAACTATGAAACATTCAGGTTGTGGCCAGGATAAAAGTCAGTCCCTGAATTTTATTGTCCTTTTGGATAGGTAAGACAAGCCAAGTAAGAGTGAAGCAGATAGAAAACCCCCATTTGCATTTGAAACTGtgtcagcaaataaaaaaatggttAGATTACAATGGTTTCCATTTCCTTTCTGCTTTCTTCTGaacttctctctgtctctttctcattAAAGTCCCCAGCTATGTGCATTGGAAGTtaatgagtctttccattgacttcaatggccgttggatcaggcccatatccATTATAACCACTTCCTTAATATGACAGTAGAGCACAGCACAGCGGGGGCCTGTTTACCATGAAAGAACTAGCATCTCTCCCCAGTTGGGGGAGGCATTAGCGTTGCTCAAAGAACTATTACATAATCCTATAATTTGTGCCAAATTTTGCTTCTTACAGCTAATTAAATGGGTCACTTTAACCCAGATGAATACATTTTCTATAGTCATAAACTATTAGAGAATTACCCTCAGGCATGTTAGCACAAATATAGGACCGTTTTTTCTGCCAAAGCACACACACTGCTCTCTTTTCCCCTCCGTGAGTTTGGATTATGGATCATTGTAAGGCGTCTACTATGACGTTATTTGTTAGGACTGTCCTGGTTGGAATCTAAAGAACAAAGCTTTCTGTTAAAAGTTGGAAGCCAAGAGTTTGTTCCTATATTATAAGCAATTGTACTGGCTGATGTTAAAACTAAAACCATCACCTACCTTAGTGGAAAGAATTATTTATAGTATCTACTGGGAGTGTGCTGGTGATGGTGCTAATATTATCAAATGTAATAACTTGACAGGGCTGCAGAGTTCATAGAATTCAAATCTCTGTCAGACCCAACATTTACATCACTAAAAACAAGAGACAAGTAGCATTTCACATTCCATTAGTAATACCGACAAAATTCTTCAAGTTATAAAACACTGAATAACTCAGAGTCCACCCAGcagttactttttttaaaagcccgTTCTTTCCTGCTTTGCTTGACACTTTTGCTGGAGTCCCGAGATGCTGGGAAAACCCCATCTGACGATCTTTTTCTGTTTTGAAGTTCCCACATCAAAAGACTATAATTAGCATCAACAGAAATCTGAAGATAGAATGAGGCCAACATAGGAAAAGTGCATCTATATggttatttcaaaacaaaattcctAGTGGATTTTGCCAGCATAAGGCAGACAATGTTGGTGATTTCATATatgcctctaccccgatataacacgaatttggatataacatggtaaagcagcgcgtggggatggggggctgcgcactctggcggatcaaagcaagttcgatataatgtggtttcacttataatgcggtaagattttttggctcccgaggacagcgttatatcggggtagaggtatattaatAGAATTTAAAGCTAGGAGGGATCATTAGATAATCTAATCCAACTTCCTATATATCACGGGCCATTAcgtttcacccagttacccttgtattgagcccaataacttatgtTTGACTTGGATTTCAATCCAAGCACATACTGTcactgtgtcacacacacacactagttttGTGCCTGAAGGTTCAGAATCTCTGCTGATATTTGCAGAGGTCTCACTGAAAACAAGCTCTCTCTCCGTATATTCCTCATTTTATTCCTATGACTTCGTATCCTTGACTTTGTGGATTTTAAAGTACACTCCACTTCATCTGCCTCAAAGTGGGTTGCTATTTGCCTTAACTGTTGCCAAAAGGTTGATCTTAAGAAAATGCAAAGGCTACTCTATATGTCGAATCCACCTGAATTAGCTCATGCCTTCGATGGAGAAGCTCTGCTCTGCTGGCGGGAATGACAAATGTGCACAATAAAATCTGGTGTCAATATGCTAAATGAATGGAGTCTGGTATAGAAGCTCTCTGttattttcctccatttttatGGACCACTCACCTCTGAATTAGGactttttgctttttcttctacGTTCGTTATAGCGTAATTCAGTTCTTAAATTGTGCTTAATACTTTTTGATAAGCCTAAGCTATGATGTACAGTTTGGGTCTAACTCTTCCATTATTAGGATTCGGAGCGCCCATCTTTTCTGCACCtatttattcttgttttgtttgtcCTCATGTCCATACCTGCACCTTTCCCCattccctctgccctgccttcagCCAGAAAAAGGACAGGAGATTTTAAAGAAGAGCAGTGAGAAATAATACTTCTCAGATTCTCAATATTATGGACCTTCCAACCAACTCCAAGCGAAACAATGGGTCCAGCAAATGCAAGTGCAGCGGATATGCTTATAACACAAAGTTATGGGACTTTCTATTTCCTAGCCAGAGATCAGTGGCCAGACTTAtcttggaggagaaggggggtAGGGGAACGAAATCAGCACTTTTCAATTTGTACTTCTACGGGATACATCTATAAACGTGGTCTATAAACCAACAGAAAAAAGCATGATGGGGTAATTAATTTCCATTCTGACAATCTGCAATTAACAAACATGTCTCTGCACCCTTACTATCAAATGTGCACCCCTAACTTGAGTCACAAGAATCATCCACCACCTACGAACAGTATCAGTTTCTTATAACAGGTTCCTAAGATGAAACAAGAACAAAGTCATATACATATTTACCTACACATTCCTAGGAATTTCATACCACCCCTCCCAGTCTACCACCACAATTCTAACACACCAAGATATGTTCCATCAGAAACTGCCATCTTCCAGGCCCCAGAAACTATTATTCCTTCCATAAAAATCTCAGCACTCACTTGTCTATACTCATTAGGATCAGAGTAAGGTTGCACATTTGTGACAAAAGAAGCCTACAAGTAGAGGGTGGTGGATGGGAGTAGGAGAGTATCAGAAGTGACATATTCCGGGAGAGAAGGAACATAACTGTGGATATCCCAGGGATTATTTTAGGGATTGCATAGTTAGTCATTGAATttagcaaccttaattctaaatTAACCTTTGTGTGAAGCCTCCAAATCTTCCTCTACGATGACCTCAGTGCTAGCTGGAGTTAGAATCTCTACTTGTGTCCCCCGCCCAACTTGGTTCTGTGTTCCTCATTAATCTTTACTATAGCACCCACCTCAATCTTTCATATTCACTGCTTAAAGTGAACATGTGGAGGGAAGGGGCAGTTACAAGTGGTCACAcacctggccaaaaaaaaaaaaaaaaaatcaagctaggTCATTGAGGGGTGTACCTTAAGCACTGTCTTACGTGAGGTATTGTTCCCAGATGATGACAGATCCCTCacttttttcagaccactttaagcacCGATTGTATCTCATTATAAATAACAAACATACCAAAAAAGCCAGCAGCTGAAACAGGGAATGAGATTACTAGCAGTGTCTTCCATGGGATTCTGGAGGATGAGCTGAGTCCGTTAGATACATGAGAATCAAATGGAATATTATACACAGAGCATGAGGTTGAGCCATCACACAGCAGAACTGGATACAGGAGTAAGCCATAAGTATTACACACCAAATCATCCACTCCTTTATAAATCTGAACAAACCCATCTGATATTCAATGCATGGGATGATTTATTGCTCTCAATTATTACGTTCCCTCTACATCTGGTCACAGATGGAACAATCTAATAAGGCACTTAGCGATCAGTATGAAGGTTTGTTAGTTTAATAAATTAGTAAATAATCTCAACAAGATTAAACTGCTGAGCACTCTCTCAACCTAATGTGCTTTTCAGGTATATGTATTTGAGGGCACTGAATGACCTCTCACAGGAGCAATTAGTGACTTATATGGCAAATGTAACACTTCTTAATTGATGTACAACTGGGTGCAGGGAATATGTTGTAGCTGCAGACAGCCAAACCAATAGATCTGAAATTCAATGAGGCAAATGCATTGacccagggccgactccaggttttttgctgccccaagcaaaaaaaaaaaaaaaaagggtgccgGAGTGCCAccgctgaagcaaaaaaaaaaaggccctttGAAAAGTGCTGCCCACACagggccagaatgctgcccccttgaaaagggccaccccaagcacatgcttggaacactCCATGAACCCCTCCAATCTAAACACTTTCTGTTTTCAAGAAGCAGTGTCTCCTTTTCAGAAAGGGCCATCTTAACAAACAAACATGTACGCCCCTCACTTCTCTGACACTAGAGATGGGCTTGAAAACCTCCACATTTAGGAGGGGCAATTTGAACTCATATTCTGATTTGACTTTTGTGGCTTGCCTATCGCTGTAATGATCTAGAAACATCACTGACCTTTGCTGGGTTCAATATTTGGCTCTGTAAAGAAAGTCTGGACCCATCTGTATCAGACACCTGCAAATGCAGAAATTCTAAGCATAATTGGATAGAATCATGTTCCAAGGCTGTTCCATAGCATAATCACACTTCTGAGATTAAATTAACATTTCAAGAGTGCATTCCAATTAGATTTCCATTCAAAAAGCAGCCCCTTGTGCCCATACATTTTTATGTTtgactaataaataataaactgcCATTTAATTAAAACAAGACAGCTGTGGAGTAGTTTCTTCAGGCACAGACCACACTCAAACACAGCACAGACCTGTAACCCAGGACCAGAACCTAGCACACGGCATTTGTGAACTTTACTGATATCCTATTTTCCAGCTagtgaataaaataataatgaagaagGAGCATATTTGCTTCATTCTGTTTGAAAAGGAAGCTAGTGAAATACCAGTGATAATACCACCTATGACTATCTATCTGAGTAGCAAATCTAAAATTTTGCATTTGGGAATGGTTCACAAGAGGTGTGGCTTGCTGGGCAACTCAGTATGTAAATGTTGTGGCTTGGCATGCAAATAATATATTGTTTTAATGACTATGCTAGAGATTTTTGTTATTAGATTTTGAAACCCACAAGTCAATTTGATCCAGAGAGAAGCCAGCAGTGCCACTCACCTCTAAATGGTGCCATCTTGGAAGTCTGGGAGTGGAGTCTGGGCGTGCTGCTGCTTTATTGGCTTCCCATCAGTGCAGAAATGTTGTATTGCAGCTTCCCATTGAGTTGCATTAAACAATTGCCAAATATTGCTTTATACTTGGTTTGATTGTTATGGCAGGTATGTCCTCTTCTTGTGGTTGGCCAGagcaggctgagagagagagagagagagagagaatgaatgttggtttgggggtgagaggagaTTGTTTTAATGGTTTTAATTAACACACATCCTATGGGGGAAAATTAAAGGCGGAGAGGCTGACTGGCTACAGCTAAAGACAGACAGAGCCAGAGGCCCATAAAGTTGGTCTCCAACCCTTAGACAAGTATGTCAGGCTAGAACTTCTCAAAACAAACTAGGGGGTTGGGCGGGGAGTTATTTCTCAAAATGGGTGATTTAATTCATTTTTCACATGTAAAGGTAAATAAAATTTAAGTTTTAAAAGTATATACTAGACTCCATCTGTCCTTCCTCCCCTCACTGAAGTAAGAGTGTACAACCCATCTGTAAAACTAAAATGACAGACACTTTACGTACCCTCACAGGTGTGTCGTATTCGCGGCAGTCCAGTCCAACATTCTTTATATCTATTTTGAGGCTGCGATTCAGGttgtgctgtatttttttttagtcACATCTCCATTGTAGAGCTTTCCTTTTTGAGCCATACTATAGCAATGCCTTTCCTTGCAGCTAGAGCATTGCTGAGAAAGTATCCATTTCTGTTGTTTTGGGGGTTTAAGGCAGAGTGGGATAAATACCCTTATACAACACACATAGTAGGGTCATTTTAGGTGAACCACCACCATTTCCTTCCTGAGAAAAATCTTATTCAAGTCTGTTTTTACCAAAGCAAAGCAGTCAGTACTGGAAGAAAAACAAGAACCTTTGACTCACGGGAACCTTTGAACATTAGCAACTGTCAAAGGTtgtgggtgttgttttttttttatcatcatcatcaacagaagaaattatatatttttttcttttaattttactgaCAAGACTAGTACCTCTGGGCTATATGAGCAATGACTTGGATTTCAAATGGGAACTGCTTTGCCATGATTGAAATCTTAGAATTTATAAATTCATTTTCCAACTTGATCACTTAATTATGTTCCCAGAATCGTTTACAAATCAGGGCCAAATGataggtgtaaatctggagtggcTCCCCAGAAGCCAACTTCAGATCCATTGGAATGGATGGAGTTATTTTAAGTTTATACAATTCTAAGCAAGAGGAGCATGTAGAAAGTAGCATTTGCCATCAGTCACTGGATTGACTGAAATATGCACAAGAAATCTCTCTTCAAAGCCTCTCAGAACTGCCCTGGACTCTGTCTCTGCTGTACCATGTGAATAATAAGCTATGTTTTCCCTTGTACTCTAGGTGCTGTCATTTATCACCTTTATCTGTTACATTGCATCTTCAGCTGCATCTTTCATGATGGCACCACTCATAGAATTTCTGCTGgcactgtttcttttctttgcatACTCCTCTAAGCTTAATGAGAAGTTTAAAGGAATCTACTGGCCTTTGTCGGTAAGTGGGATGTGAAATTCACACACAACTTCAATTGTACAGTATGAAAGTAGATGATAAAAGGGATAGAGCTGCATTTTACACTAATTGCTAACAACTTGacctttattattaataaatcctttctagtgcctttcatcccacaGGACCCAAAGTCACGTTACAAACGGCAAGAGATTATACACTATAACTTTGTAGCTACCATTTTTTATGGGAGGTAACATTGTAGTTGGAGCCCAGGCCTAGGGCCTACTGATGCTGCAGTTGACTTGCTGTGTAATTTTAAGGTTGTATTCTCAAAAGCACCCAGCCTCAGCCTAACTGAGCTTTGGGCCAGCacgaggcacttttgaaaaattcaacccttaatctctgtgccttagtttccccattttGTGATGTGAGGGTAAAAATATCACCTTGCTAATGTACTCTGAGATTCTCAGTTGGAATGTGCTATATAAGTGCAGTCAGAGTAGCAGTTGCCCCGACAACACAGGACTAATGTATTTGTTGTGTGATGGCGGGAGGAGCTCTCTGACCCTTCTGGCAGTTGATACCCAATTTGTATGAAGAAAATCACCTTTAAACTGAAAAGCAGTGTATGTGATCTATAGGAAGTCTGCAGAAAGAGTTGCAGGTTATTACTCACACTGACCACTGGATGGCTCTGTTGCTCCAAACACTCTTACTACAGGGAACATTTATCTAGCAGGACAATTTATTTTTGCTTAGGAAAAAATCCCAACCTAGTTCAGTTTGGATTCCTTATTAGTGCAACGTAGGGATAGTTGGTCTTAATGAGTTTTGAGTTAAATATCGGTAGAGTCTTTGGTGGATAAAACTGTAGCAGTAACTTCATCCTCTCAGGGACAGTGTACATGCTTTTAGAGCTTGTGCTCTCAGTTCCAATCTCAAGagccctctctccccgccccccccccaccccttttcaaATAAATGCTTGTCTTTTACTGTTTTATAGCACCCTTTACAAAACCatctaaaaaaaatcaattgcataTTTATTGTGTCCATTATGGTAATGTGTACCAACCTCAGAATTCAGATTGCTGACCACTATTTGACCTCAAAGGAATTCAATTTCCTTGAGGATTTGTGTCTTATGACAACATCTGAGTTGTCCATCTGTTCAGAAAAGACAAAAGATGTGAATAGAGGTCAAGATATCAGTCCCGGCATCTCAGAACGTTTACAAGTGTATTAGCAAATCATTGTTTTTATTTGATGTACTATTTAGAGATGCCATTTCCACTGCATATTACAAACACTGATATGACatgttccctgcccccaaagagcctACAATGTCAACCATATACACAGCACATTTTACCTAGAAGAATGAAAGATTTCATCTCCCTCCATCAATTCCTTGGTAGCTTGGATACTCTACATTTCATAGACTGAACAATTCTCTCTCAACCTTTCATCCTTTACTTGTCAGTGCACATTTAGTATAAACTATAGCTTAAGCGCTAGGCAAACATTTCTGATCAGGTATTGAAGATAATGTTTTCATTTAACAGTGGGAAATATTTAAGTACATTGTTGTGCGCCTGCTGTGCCACTCAGTCTCCTGGCTGGTACAACTGTTGCCTGGGGAGAAAATAATCACATTGATTTGGACACAGTTTCTTGTAATGTAATTAGATTCTCAGCTGTATAATTTATTCTTATTACCACCTAAGGAAATCACTGCATACAAGATAGAACCAGCGGAATGGAGGCACTAGAAATATGTACAAGTAGAATAGGTAATCCAGTGCATGGCCCAGACTATACGCTATGTGCTCTTGTCCTTTGGCCATCTAGTTGGTGTCTCAAGTGGCAGGGCTTTCATAATTTCCATTATTAGGCTATTGGCAGTCTAAATTGATTCCAGTCGGAAAGCTTCTGTTAATCATTTCTAGCTGTCAAACAATCATGTTCCATGCACAATCATTGACGACAAAGCACCAACTTCTGATCTCAGAAACAGTagcataaatccaaagtaatgccTCTGTTCCTAAGTGAACTCAGTGGAAAGATATCCTTCTCGATCCAATGCAAGGTttgcattgatttccatgggctaGCTTTGGATTTGTAATGTCACTGAGATCAGATTCTAGCTACTGGAGTCAGGATCCcaggcacattaaaaaaaaatttttttttttaattttgatttctcAGATATATCAAGAAAATAGCAAGTCTACAAGCAGATAATAAAATAGTTATAACTATATAATCTTGAAATTCtgatgacaaaaatatttttaaagtcctCATTTTAAAAGCAATGGTAATAGGACTTTAATGTGTTACAATAATTTGACTATTTAAATCAGCACTGCATTGTGTTATACAGGATTTCTTGCGCTGTGTCACTGCCGCCATTATATATTTTGCCATCTCAATCGCTGCAGTCTCAAAATATTCTGATGGAGCATCCAAAGCAGCTGGAGTAAGTACTAAAAGGAGAAAAGCGATTTCCACTTCTGCATCTTGGTGAACTGTACTTCAATATATTTGAGAAATAGCCTCATCTTGAtctcattgaaatccatggacGTTTTGCCATTGAATTAATTTAGGCCAGGATTCGGCCCAAAGAGAGGAAAAGCGATTTATTGTTTAGAACAAGGAACTGGGAATCAGGGGATCTGTTCCTGATGTTGCCACTCACTCATTGGGTGACCTCGCTTActcttgcctctgtttccccatctgtaaaatgaagatagtaATACCCATTTCTGTAAAAAGcactgagatccttggatgaaaagccCTATATAGTGACCAAGGGTTGTAattctatttaataaaatatgatCCATGATGCAAATAGTTTCAGACTTGTGTCTTTGCTGCCTGTTTTTGCACCGAGCAGCTAAGACAAAAGCAATGGCATTTTCCCCTTTAAACACCATGTCACCAGCACATGGACTGTGAAGTGCTTTTCCCAGGGAGATCAGTGTCAGCATTTTGTGCTCAGAACCAAGACACACTCTCTTTCCATTTGTAACTTGAAGCCAAAAAGatataaatattttatgcaagagaaataatataaatcaaatttgcataatattttaaaagctatcTTGGATTCTTTCTTCCCTGTCAGCCAGACACCTTAACCAAATAATTGGAAAGTAAATACAATTTCATAATAAGGATTTGATTTTCAATCTACCTTTGTCACTATTTTTATGCATGGGAGGTATCATATATGCTAGATTCTTAGCTTGCTTAGCTACAAAGGCCTCCTTATCCTGTTAATCTAAACAGGCAGCTCCAGAGACACTGCACCCAGCACAGCTCATTCAACAGCAGATGAGTAGCCTGGCAGAAGGCCTTGCAAAATGGCAAAAACTATGGAGACTGGAAAAGATCTTGATCTCCCAGATGGGAATTCCTTCAATACAAAGGGATTTCCAGAGTCATGCTGGGTCCCGTGGGACACCTTTTGTATCTCCAGACATAGGGGCATGCCAGGTGCTCAATGGTGCATGTGGCTAGCGCATTCTGGCTGTTCTGAACTATGGAATGACCCAAAGGTGACTGGGGCAAGCTTCCTTTTAGATCTTCCTCACAAGTTGTTAGGCCCTCAAATACGCTCCTAAGCCACCTTTGCCTCACCACCATCCTCCAGTTGCCCCATGTTTCCGCAACAATTTGCCTATTGTTAGTTAAGATTAGCCCATTTTTGTCCTTGATGGTTGACATGAACTGCTGATGAAGAGACTATCCTTCTGTTGTATAGGTATTTGGCTTTATAGCCAC encodes:
- the CMTM3 gene encoding CKLF-like MARVEL transmembrane domain-containing protein 3 translates to MDLPASEDPDAQAPPPGLRTLLPSREFLCSRKGQLLLAESVLSFITFICYIASSAASFMMAPLIEFLLALFLFFAYSSKLNEKFKGIYWPLSDFLRCVTAAIIYFAISIAAVSKYSDGASKAAGVFGFIATIVFAVDFYITFNDLVTFLKQGGSENATEAQKSEDEASDSDSD